The following are encoded in a window of Providencia rettgeri genomic DNA:
- a CDS encoding DUF6392 family protein, with protein MELSRNQWKFPNELPFGLEQVMTDRWLQEHLGTPLVSELE; from the coding sequence ATAGAACTATCGCGAAATCAGTGGAAATTCCCAAATGAGCTTCCCTTTGGTTTAGAGCAGGTGATGACGGATCGCTGGTTACAAGAACACTTAGGGACTCCACTTGTCAGTGAACTTGAATAG